One window of the Carnobacterium maltaromaticum DSM 20342 genome contains the following:
- a CDS encoding DUF3021 family protein — protein sequence MENARDKFLGFIQRYCIIFTGSTLSMLAYLSIYKEPFVSIDVLLVLMFISAIISFFQQLLFSSEENYSKKAVLIRSFLHFLIIMTSVLLSAILFNWVETTQQFWVLTLLIIGTYSILWLVFYFKDHLTSQKINQNLNLYKERMKKHDESN from the coding sequence GTGGAAAATGCTAGAGATAAATTTTTAGGTTTTATTCAAAGATATTGTATTATTTTTACAGGAAGTACCTTGTCTATGTTGGCATATTTAAGTATTTACAAAGAACCATTTGTTTCTATAGACGTGCTGCTTGTTCTTATGTTCATTTCAGCAATTATTAGTTTTTTTCAACAACTGTTATTTAGTAGTGAAGAAAACTATAGTAAAAAAGCTGTACTTATTCGTTCTTTTCTACATTTTTTAATCATAATGACGAGTGTATTGCTAAGTGCTATCCTCTTCAATTGGGTTGAAACTACACAACAATTTTGGGTTCTGACTTTGCTTATCATTGGCACATATAGCATACTATGGCTTGTGTTTTACTTTAAAGATCATTTAACTTCTCAGAAAATTAATCAGAATTTAAATCTATATAAAGAAAGGATGAAGAAACATGACGAATCTAATTAA
- a CDS encoding LytTR family DNA-binding domain-containing protein: MRIRIEEDVSNDEELEVTIHCQSINEEVEALIQLLETQEESIPVFKEKKIKQLSLKDIFYFETVDNKTFVYSATEVYQTNLKLYELEVRLTNSYFIRTSKSLILNILKIEHVTPAFNSRFEAKLENNETIIISRKFAPLLKKKLEI, from the coding sequence ATGCGAATTAGAATTGAAGAGGATGTAAGCAATGATGAGGAACTAGAGGTTACCATTCATTGCCAATCTATAAACGAAGAAGTAGAAGCACTTATTCAGTTATTAGAAACGCAAGAAGAATCAATTCCAGTTTTTAAAGAAAAAAAAATAAAGCAATTATCTTTAAAGGATATCTTCTATTTTGAAACAGTTGATAATAAAACGTTTGTTTATTCTGCAACTGAGGTTTACCAAACAAATTTAAAATTATATGAACTTGAAGTGCGTTTAACCAATAGCTATTTTATTCGAACATCAAAATCTCTGATTTTAAATATACTTAAAATTGAGCATGTAACGCCAGCATTTAATAGCCGCTTTGAAGCAAAATTAGAAAATAATGAGACGATTATTATTTCAAGAAAATTTGCTCCGTTGCTCAAAAAAAAATTAGAAATCTAA
- the ileS gene encoding isoleucine--tRNA ligase — translation MKMKETLQLGQTEFPMRGNLPVREEQWQADWKTVDMYGQRQKLNEGKPTFVLHDGPPFANGNIHMGHALNKISKDIIVRYKSMSGYRSPYVPGWDTHGLPIEQVLTNKGIKRKEMSLADYRRLCEEYALEQVNIQREDFKRLGVAGEWDNPYITLNPDYEAAQIRVFGKMAEKGYIYKGLKPIYWSPSSESSLAEAEIEYKDVKSASIYVAFKVVDGKGLLDNDTSFVIWTTTPWTIPANLGITVNADYSYVVIEADGAKFVVAKDLLEKVSSEIGWENVTVLNELKGSELEYMTAQHPLYERTSLLMVGDHVTLDAGTGLVHTAPGHGDDDFIVGQKYKLNVLSPVDSKGVFTDEAPGFEGVFYDKGNKLITEALNEKGALLKLDFFTHSYPHDWRSKKPVIFRATPQWFASIQDFRGEILEAVEGVEWVQKWGKTRLYNMVRDRGDWVISRQRAWGVPLPIFYGENGEPIITPETIEHVANLFAEFGSTVWFEREAKDLLPEGFTHEFSPNGIFTKEMDIMDVWFDSGSSHQAVLAARENLTYPADMYLEGSDQYRGWFNSSITTSVAINGIAPYKTVLSQGMVLDGEGRKMSKSLGNTILPSKVIKQMGADIIRLWVSSVDAQSDVRVSDEILKQVSEVYRKIRNTMRFLLANTSDFKPAEHGIKYDDLRSVDKYLLIRLNQLVGAVEENYENYDFSSNYQLINNFCTVDLSQFYLDFAKDVVYIEAENAYERRAMQTVFYEVLKKMTKLLTPILPHTAEEIWNFLDEEEDYVQLAEMPAAIEYPNQGELLDMWDAFMTFRDHVQKALEEARNEKKIGKSFEAKLVLYPTEQTKVLFTALDSNLAQLLIVSDLEIAGDKAAAPSEALQFDDVAIVVEKAHGETCERCRGVKEDVGSHADAPTLCDRCATIVEEFYPAALEVEAE, via the coding sequence AAATGAAAGAAACGTTACAATTGGGTCAAACAGAGTTCCCAATGCGTGGTAATTTACCAGTTAGAGAAGAACAATGGCAAGCAGATTGGAAGACTGTTGATATGTATGGTCAACGTCAAAAATTAAATGAAGGCAAACCAACTTTTGTTTTACATGATGGACCTCCGTTTGCAAATGGAAATATCCATATGGGTCATGCCCTAAATAAAATTAGTAAAGATATTATCGTTCGTTATAAATCAATGTCAGGTTACCGTTCTCCTTATGTACCAGGATGGGATACTCACGGACTACCAATTGAACAGGTTTTAACGAATAAAGGAATTAAACGTAAGGAAATGTCTTTAGCTGATTATCGTCGTTTATGTGAAGAATATGCACTTGAGCAAGTAAATATTCAACGTGAAGACTTTAAACGCTTAGGCGTTGCTGGAGAGTGGGATAATCCTTATATTACTCTTAATCCAGATTATGAAGCAGCACAAATTCGTGTTTTTGGAAAAATGGCAGAAAAAGGGTATATTTATAAAGGCTTAAAACCTATCTATTGGTCTCCATCTAGTGAATCATCATTAGCTGAAGCTGAAATTGAATACAAAGATGTAAAATCTGCTTCTATTTATGTAGCATTTAAAGTTGTTGATGGCAAAGGCTTATTAGATAATGATACGTCATTCGTGATTTGGACAACGACACCTTGGACGATTCCAGCTAACTTAGGTATCACGGTCAATGCAGATTACAGTTATGTTGTTATTGAAGCAGACGGTGCCAAATTCGTAGTAGCTAAAGATTTGTTAGAAAAGGTTTCAAGTGAAATCGGTTGGGAAAATGTGACTGTTTTAAATGAATTAAAAGGGTCTGAATTAGAATATATGACTGCACAACATCCTCTTTATGAACGCACATCATTACTAATGGTTGGCGATCATGTAACCTTGGATGCCGGAACTGGACTTGTTCATACGGCTCCTGGACATGGAGACGATGATTTTATTGTTGGACAAAAATATAAATTAAATGTATTGTCTCCAGTTGATTCAAAAGGGGTCTTTACAGATGAAGCACCAGGATTTGAAGGTGTATTTTATGATAAAGGGAACAAATTAATTACAGAAGCTTTAAATGAAAAAGGCGCATTGTTAAAACTTGATTTCTTTACTCATAGCTATCCACATGACTGGCGTTCTAAAAAACCTGTTATTTTCCGTGCGACTCCACAATGGTTTGCTTCGATTCAAGATTTCCGTGGTGAAATTTTAGAAGCTGTTGAAGGCGTTGAATGGGTTCAAAAATGGGGGAAAACACGTCTTTATAACATGGTTCGTGATCGCGGAGATTGGGTCATTTCAAGACAAAGAGCTTGGGGAGTTCCATTGCCAATTTTTTATGGTGAAAATGGCGAGCCAATCATTACACCAGAAACAATTGAACATGTCGCTAATTTATTTGCTGAATTTGGTTCAACAGTTTGGTTTGAAAGAGAAGCTAAGGATTTATTACCAGAAGGCTTCACTCATGAGTTTAGCCCAAATGGAATCTTTACAAAAGAAATGGATATTATGGATGTCTGGTTTGATTCAGGATCTTCTCATCAAGCTGTATTAGCTGCTAGAGAAAACCTAACTTACCCAGCTGATATGTATTTAGAAGGTTCTGACCAATATCGTGGCTGGTTTAACTCAAGTATTACAACAAGTGTTGCGATTAATGGGATTGCACCATACAAAACAGTTCTGTCACAAGGAATGGTTTTAGATGGTGAAGGACGTAAAATGAGTAAATCATTAGGTAATACTATTTTGCCAAGTAAAGTAATTAAGCAAATGGGTGCAGATATTATTCGCCTTTGGGTATCAAGCGTTGATGCTCAATCAGATGTCCGTGTCAGTGATGAAATTTTGAAACAAGTTTCAGAAGTTTATCGTAAAATTCGTAATACGATGCGTTTCTTATTAGCAAACACATCAGACTTTAAACCAGCAGAACATGGAATTAAATATGATGACTTACGTTCTGTCGATAAATATTTATTGATCCGTTTAAACCAGCTTGTTGGTGCTGTTGAAGAAAATTATGAAAACTATGATTTCTCTTCAAACTATCAATTAATCAATAATTTCTGTACAGTTGACCTGTCTCAATTTTATCTAGATTTTGCTAAGGATGTTGTTTACATTGAAGCTGAGAATGCTTATGAACGTCGTGCTATGCAAACTGTATTCTATGAAGTTTTAAAAAAAATGACGAAATTATTAACACCAATCTTACCGCACACAGCTGAGGAAATCTGGAACTTCTTAGATGAAGAAGAAGATTATGTTCAGTTAGCTGAAATGCCAGCAGCAATTGAGTATCCAAATCAAGGCGAATTATTAGACATGTGGGATGCCTTTATGACTTTCCGCGACCATGTTCAAAAAGCCTTAGAAGAAGCTCGTAATGAGAAGAAAATTGGTAAATCGTTTGAAGCTAAATTAGTACTTTATCCAACTGAACAAACAAAAGTATTATTTACTGCTTTAGACAGCAATTTAGCACAATTATTAATTGTCTCAGACTTAGAAATTGCTGGCGATAAAGCAGCAGCGCCAAGCGAAGCCTTACAATTTGATGATGTGGCAATTGTTGTTGAAAAAGCACATGGTGAAACATGTGAAAGATGTCGTGGCGTCAAAGAAGATGTTGGAAGCCATGCAGATGCTCCAACTTTATGTGATCGTTGTGCAACAATTGTAGAAGAATTTTATCCTGCAGCTTTGGAAGTAGAAGCAGAGTAA